In one window of Gemmatimonadaceae bacterium DNA:
- a CDS encoding glycosyltransferase family 39 protein, whose translation MTPPNDPTLVLSAVSRASWRRALLWLFGATLLRALLSSLVPLVPDETYYWLWTRHLAAGYFDHPPGIALLTKLGTAIIGTSPAGVRAGPMLAAFVTHVGALLAAWYLAGRGEPGARAACRASLLMSVVPLALLGLVLATPDAALFAASMVSLLAVERALAAPLRSRRGLWWWVLAGISLGAALVAKYTAVLFPIGLVVACLMHPALRIRFREGGPWLASLIALVLFSPVVLWNAMNNWISFRFQLGHGFGGPVRGTVLTRELELIGGQFGLASPILFGLMAYAVWVALRDGWRTRWQSRVDDVQPRRFALAITAVLPLVFFSISAARRTVEANWPALMYPSAILLLSSDTGSPARGRWWRGGVALAVAVLLMVSVQAWRPVLPLAPRQDLFSRSYGWSTLAAAVDSARHDPFLDGTVDRWVAADRYQDASALAFHLADHPTVFSLNLGGRPNQFDLWPTAYDKVRPGDGLVAVFDDNPVGDTLGVRVATWFKESRRGPQVVLRRADAAIAHRRVWLYRIATNVPARPRQSPSLSGTR comes from the coding sequence GTGACCCCCCCGAACGACCCGACTTTGGTGCTCAGTGCCGTCTCACGCGCTTCCTGGCGGCGGGCGCTGTTGTGGCTGTTCGGCGCGACGCTGTTGCGCGCGCTGCTGTCGTCGCTGGTGCCCCTGGTGCCCGACGAAACGTACTATTGGCTCTGGACGCGACACTTGGCGGCGGGGTATTTCGATCACCCGCCCGGCATCGCGCTGCTGACCAAGCTGGGTACGGCGATCATCGGCACGTCCCCTGCCGGCGTTCGCGCCGGCCCCATGCTGGCCGCGTTCGTCACCCATGTCGGCGCCCTGCTCGCGGCCTGGTATCTCGCGGGGCGCGGTGAACCCGGCGCGCGCGCCGCGTGCCGGGCCAGCCTGCTCATGTCCGTGGTGCCGCTGGCCCTGCTCGGCCTGGTGTTGGCGACCCCCGATGCCGCGTTGTTCGCGGCGTCGATGGTGTCGCTGCTGGCCGTCGAGCGCGCGCTGGCCGCGCCGCTTCGCTCGCGCCGAGGCCTGTGGTGGTGGGTGCTGGCCGGTATCAGCCTTGGCGCGGCGCTGGTTGCCAAGTATACCGCCGTGCTCTTTCCCATCGGGCTGGTCGTGGCGTGCCTCATGCATCCGGCGCTCCGGATACGTTTTCGGGAAGGCGGGCCGTGGCTGGCGTCGCTCATTGCGCTGGTGCTGTTCTCGCCCGTGGTGCTGTGGAACGCCATGAACAACTGGATCTCGTTCCGATTCCAGCTGGGGCACGGTTTTGGCGGCCCCGTGCGCGGCACCGTGCTGACGCGCGAACTCGAGTTGATCGGTGGTCAATTCGGACTCGCCTCGCCAATCCTCTTCGGCTTGATGGCCTATGCGGTGTGGGTCGCACTGCGCGATGGATGGCGCACGCGGTGGCAGTCACGCGTCGATGACGTTCAACCGCGTCGATTCGCGCTGGCCATCACCGCGGTGCTGCCGTTGGTGTTCTTCTCCATCAGTGCCGCCCGCCGAACGGTGGAGGCCAACTGGCCGGCGCTGATGTACCCATCGGCGATTCTGCTGCTGTCCAGCGACACCGGCAGCCCGGCTCGCGGTCGGTGGTGGCGCGGCGGCGTGGCGCTCGCGGTGGCCGTGCTGTTGATGGTCAGCGTGCAGGCGTGGCGGCCGGTGCTGCCCCTCGCCCCTCGACAGGACCTCTTCTCGCGCAGCTATGGCTGGAGCACGCTGGCGGCAGCCGTCGACTCAGCGCGTCACGATCCCTTCCTCGACGGTACGGTCGACCGGTGGGTGGCGGCCGATCGCTATCAGGACGCCTCGGCGCTGGCGTTTCATCTCGCCGATCACCCAACGGTGTTCTCGCTCAATTTGGGTGGACGACCCAATCAGTTCGATCTCTGGCCGACGGCGTACGACAAAGTGCGGCCTGGTGACGGATTGGTGGCCGTGTTCGACGACAATCCCGTTGGTGACACCCTCGGCGTGCGCGTCGCGACATGGTTCAAGGAGTCGCGACGGGGTCCGCAGGTGGTCTTGCGCCGCGCCGACGCGGCGATCGCGCATCGACGCGTCTGGCTGTATCGCATCGCGACCAACGTGCCCGCGCGTCCACGGCAATCCCCGTCGCTATCGGGCACGCGTTGA
- a CDS encoding Ig-like domain-containing protein has product MRVFAPIVPAPLRHLAGLTPRIAVTALAMAALAACNLNPNVSACSVTIAPSSISVPVNGAVNVSASAFDCDGNSIRNKTINYQSANTAVATVTTTGQVIGISVGQTSVSAVANGKSGTAQVTVTPEVANTVTVSPATFTLRLTNVKTFSATAKNATGTVITGRTFRWSSSNSSIASVDQSGSVTALTPGNVVIAADADGVIGNASLTVTNIPIGACSLAPASQTVTVTNQAQPVITLRDTANNALPTLGRPLAWSSDNEIVATVSTSGVITARKSGTARITASSVEYPNVSCGTNFIAVDPRIATATIQPRTGSLRIGIPRQLTVALADSVGGAIPPGRVITWTSATPAIASVSATGLVTGLSLGTARIAVNAEGARDTVNFSVTKIPVATVRLTPLSSSIVQGQTVQLSATVEDSTGAVVTDRFIEWSSNDPTKANVSQTGLVSSFSPGTVTISAISETRTGTANVTVQQVPVDTIAVLGDYSVTIGTVTKAFAITLKDASGNQLFGRTVSITSSAPGVATGAVNQNATQVTVTAFATGTTTFTLRALNPNGQPEGKATQVLVTILP; this is encoded by the coding sequence ATGCGGGTCTTCGCCCCGATCGTCCCAGCGCCGCTGCGCCATCTGGCCGGCCTCACGCCGCGTATTGCCGTGACCGCGCTGGCCATGGCCGCCTTGGCCGCGTGCAACCTCAATCCGAATGTGTCCGCCTGTAGTGTCACCATTGCCCCGAGCAGTATCTCGGTGCCGGTGAACGGCGCGGTCAACGTGTCCGCCTCGGCGTTCGACTGCGATGGCAACTCCATTCGGAACAAGACCATCAACTATCAGTCGGCCAACACGGCCGTGGCCACGGTGACCACCACCGGACAGGTGATCGGCATCAGTGTCGGGCAGACGTCTGTATCGGCCGTGGCGAATGGCAAGAGCGGCACGGCGCAGGTGACCGTGACGCCGGAAGTGGCGAACACGGTGACCGTTTCGCCGGCCACGTTCACGCTGCGGCTGACGAATGTGAAAACGTTCTCGGCCACCGCCAAGAACGCGACCGGCACGGTAATCACCGGACGGACCTTCCGGTGGTCCTCCAGCAACTCGTCCATTGCATCGGTTGATCAATCGGGCAGTGTCACCGCGCTGACCCCGGGCAACGTCGTCATCGCGGCGGATGCGGACGGCGTCATTGGCAATGCGTCGCTGACCGTGACCAACATTCCCATCGGCGCGTGCTCGCTGGCACCGGCATCGCAGACCGTCACGGTCACGAACCAGGCGCAACCGGTAATCACCTTGCGCGACACGGCCAACAACGCCCTGCCGACCCTCGGACGTCCGCTGGCGTGGAGCAGTGACAATGAAATCGTGGCGACCGTCTCGACGTCCGGCGTGATCACCGCCCGCAAGAGCGGCACGGCGCGCATCACGGCGTCGTCGGTCGAATACCCGAATGTCAGCTGCGGGACCAACTTCATCGCCGTCGATCCGCGCATCGCCACCGCCACCATTCAGCCGCGCACCGGCTCACTGCGCATCGGGATTCCCCGTCAGTTGACGGTGGCATTGGCCGACAGTGTCGGCGGCGCCATTCCGCCGGGCCGCGTGATCACCTGGACGAGTGCCACACCGGCCATCGCCTCCGTTTCGGCAACCGGTCTGGTCACCGGCCTTTCGCTGGGCACGGCGCGCATTGCCGTGAACGCCGAGGGCGCGAGAGACACCGTGAATTTCAGTGTCACCAAGATTCCGGTGGCGACGGTGCGCCTGACGCCGTTGTCATCCAGCATCGTGCAGGGTCAGACCGTGCAATTGAGCGCGACGGTCGAGGACTCGACGGGAGCCGTGGTCACCGATCGCTTCATCGAGTGGAGCAGCAACGATCCGACCAAGGCGAATGTGTCGCAGACCGGTCTCGTGAGCAGCTTCTCGCCAGGCACGGTCACCATCTCGGCGATCAGCGAAACGCGTACCGGTACGGCGAATGTGACGGTGCAGCAGGTGCCGGTGGATACGATTGCCGTCCTGGGCGACTACTCGGTCACCATCGGTACCGTGACCAAGGCTTTTGCCATCACCCTCAAGGACGCCAGCGGCAATCAGCTGTTCGGCCGCACCGTGAGTATCACCAGCAGTGCACCGGGCGTGGCGACTGGCGCGGTCAACCAGAATGCCACGCAAGTCACGGTGACGGCGTTTGCGACGGGCACCACGACGTTCACGCTGCGTGCGCTCAATCCCAACGGACAACCGGAAGGCAAGGCCACGCAGGTGCTGGTCACCATCCTGCCATAG
- a CDS encoding acyl-CoA dehydrogenase family protein, which produces MSPIPKPSFLRGLFAGEIADELLFPYPAPLDERRPDEAQVVRHLVDALNEMVANGLIDSRAFDEAETIPEPVIRAFASAGLLALTIPKAYGGLGLSASAYARVFGAVAAIDASLAVLIGVHCGLGSKALVLFGNEEQKSRYLPGLARGDTLAAYALTEPETGSDAQHIVTQARRAPDDRGWLLTGRKHWIGNGHRAGVIATFAQTPVVRDGVEVQRPTAFIIRPDMPGFRLDGTVRKLGIRGSTQAELVFEDMYVPDDHVLGAVGKGFGVAVNALNAGRLSLASGCASACKRLLGEYTRYAEARTQFGGPLASFEITQRKMATMAADTYAADSMVGALAAALDSDDVDASLEAACAKVFASELVWRSADELVQLAGGRGFVKPWPYERYLREARINRIFEGANEILRLFVGLNGIQEPAEDLKELSEALRNPITNWVLVSEYAVGRVRSALGGRDRLAATLHASLEPHGKFVEKHVAELAAATQKLIVRHKKEILHRQLVVERLANMAIELYASLATISRTQRLITESGADACAREIALTELFCVQSGRRFRALRMELDGEAGDTIDTLRLRIAATIRGEAGYGSSDAVLDVPVPPLPAWSLTKATQERGY; this is translated from the coding sequence ATGAGCCCAATCCCCAAGCCTTCGTTCCTGCGCGGCCTGTTTGCCGGCGAGATTGCCGACGAACTGCTGTTTCCGTATCCGGCGCCATTGGACGAACGCCGTCCGGATGAGGCGCAGGTGGTGCGACACTTGGTGGATGCGCTCAACGAGATGGTGGCCAACGGCCTCATTGACTCGCGGGCCTTTGATGAGGCCGAAACGATTCCCGAGCCGGTGATCCGCGCGTTCGCCTCGGCCGGACTGTTGGCACTCACCATTCCGAAGGCCTACGGCGGTCTCGGGCTGTCCGCCTCCGCGTATGCCCGCGTCTTTGGTGCGGTCGCGGCCATCGATGCGTCGCTGGCGGTGCTGATCGGCGTGCACTGTGGTCTTGGCAGCAAAGCGCTCGTGCTGTTTGGCAACGAGGAGCAGAAGTCGCGCTATCTACCAGGACTCGCGCGGGGCGACACGCTGGCCGCATACGCGCTCACCGAACCGGAGACCGGATCGGACGCGCAGCATATCGTGACGCAGGCGCGCCGTGCGCCGGATGATCGCGGCTGGTTGTTGACCGGTCGCAAGCACTGGATCGGCAACGGGCACCGTGCGGGCGTCATCGCCACGTTCGCGCAGACACCCGTCGTGCGCGACGGTGTCGAGGTCCAGCGCCCGACCGCGTTCATCATCCGTCCGGATATGCCGGGCTTTCGACTGGACGGCACGGTGCGCAAGCTCGGCATTCGCGGATCGACGCAAGCGGAGTTGGTGTTCGAGGACATGTATGTGCCGGACGATCACGTGCTGGGTGCCGTGGGCAAAGGCTTTGGCGTGGCCGTGAATGCGCTGAACGCCGGCCGCCTGTCGCTGGCCTCGGGGTGCGCATCGGCGTGCAAACGCCTGTTGGGAGAGTACACGCGGTACGCCGAGGCGCGCACGCAGTTTGGCGGCCCGCTGGCATCGTTCGAGATCACGCAGCGCAAGATGGCCACGATGGCGGCCGACACGTATGCCGCCGATTCGATGGTGGGCGCATTGGCCGCCGCGCTCGATTCGGATGACGTGGACGCGTCGTTGGAAGCGGCCTGTGCCAAGGTGTTCGCCAGTGAACTGGTGTGGCGGAGTGCCGATGAACTGGTGCAGTTGGCGGGCGGTCGTGGCTTCGTGAAGCCGTGGCCCTACGAGCGCTACCTGCGTGAGGCCCGCATCAATCGGATTTTCGAGGGGGCCAACGAGATTCTGCGACTGTTTGTCGGACTGAACGGCATTCAGGAGCCCGCGGAGGATTTGAAAGAACTCTCCGAGGCGTTGCGCAACCCGATTACGAATTGGGTGCTGGTGTCCGAGTACGCGGTGGGACGCGTTCGCTCCGCGCTGGGTGGCCGCGATCGACTGGCCGCGACGCTGCACGCGTCACTGGAGCCGCATGGCAAGTTCGTGGAGAAACATGTGGCCGAACTGGCCGCCGCCACGCAGAAGCTGATTGTTCGGCACAAGAAGGAGATCCTGCATCGGCAACTCGTGGTCGAACGACTGGCGAATATGGCCATTGAGCTGTATGCCTCCCTGGCCACGATTTCCCGCACGCAGCGCTTGATCACCGAATCCGGCGCCGACGCGTGCGCGCGGGAGATTGCGTTGACGGAACTGTTCTGCGTGCAATCGGGTCGTCGGTTTCGCGCACTGCGCATGGAGCTGGACGGCGAGGCGGGCGACACGATCGACACCCTGCGCCTACGGATCGCGGCGACCATCCGGGGCGAGGCCGGCTATGGTTCCAGCGACGCCGTATTGGACGTTCCTGTGCCGCCGCTGCCCGCCTGGAGTTTGACGAAGGCTACGCAGGAACGCGGTTACTGA
- a CDS encoding response regulator transcription factor — translation MRPDLIRVVLVDDHQIVRAGLKAVLSTAKDITVVGEGSSGKDALALAERVNPHVIVMDLSMPEMDGLTATRELQKLNAVRAPNPDGEVTRRVLVLTMHTEDEHLVALLEAGASGYLLKSVADRELVDAVRTVSAGDIYVQPTAARALARGLAKRDGAAEERTRFEKLTDREQVVLKMVAEGYTAPEIGEQLTISPKTVDTYKQRIGEKLGLTHRTDYVKFALRLGLLKTDQ, via the coding sequence ATGCGTCCAGACCTCATTCGTGTTGTACTGGTAGATGATCACCAGATTGTGCGCGCCGGCCTCAAGGCCGTTCTGTCAACCGCGAAGGACATCACGGTCGTCGGCGAGGGGAGTTCAGGCAAGGATGCCCTGGCCCTCGCCGAGCGGGTCAACCCGCACGTCATCGTCATGGACTTGTCCATGCCCGAGATGGACGGCCTGACGGCAACGCGTGAGTTGCAGAAACTCAATGCGGTTCGGGCGCCCAACCCCGACGGTGAGGTGACGCGACGCGTTCTGGTCCTCACCATGCATACCGAAGACGAGCATCTGGTCGCGCTCCTCGAGGCCGGTGCCAGCGGTTACCTCCTCAAGTCCGTCGCCGATCGCGAACTTGTGGATGCGGTGCGCACGGTGTCGGCTGGCGACATCTATGTGCAGCCCACCGCGGCGCGGGCCTTGGCGCGTGGACTGGCCAAGCGCGATGGGGCGGCCGAAGAACGCACGCGATTCGAGAAACTCACCGATCGCGAGCAAGTGGTGCTGAAAATGGTGGCCGAAGGCTACACCGCACCGGAAATCGGCGAGCAACTCACCATCAGTCCCAAGACGGTCGACACGTACAAACAGCGCATCGGCGAAAAGCTGGGCCTGACGCATCGCACCGACTACGTCAAGTTTGCGTTGCGGCTGGGGCTGCTCAAGACCGATCAGTAA
- the fahA gene encoding fumarylacetoacetase: protein MTDATTNPALRSWVASANVPDADFPIQNLPFGVFRRAGSLEAPRVGVAIGDAILDVAACLAAGLFDDDVSEARQAARTCASPTLNALMARGAAARRALREAVSRLLSDQTVVHKRQTAEYALVAQRDAEMFLPVEIGDYTDFYASVHHAHNVGSMFRPDNPLLPNYKWVPIGYHGRSSTIVVSGTPIRRPNGQRMAPNDTAPTVGPSRLLDYELELGAFVGTGNALGETIPLAEAEDHLFGVCILNDWSARDIQSWEYQPLGPFLAKNFASSISPWVVTLEALRPFRAPLALRAEGDPAPLPYLDSPTDRARGGFAITMEVWLRTARMRDANDAPVRLTRSSTLDLYWSAAQMLAHHTSNGCAMRPGDLLGSGTVSGAAKDSRGCLLELTWRGAERITLANGETRAFLEDGDEVIMTAYAARDDAVRIGLGSCSGVVTPAH from the coding sequence ATGACCGACGCCACGACCAATCCCGCGCTCCGTAGCTGGGTCGCATCGGCCAATGTGCCGGACGCCGATTTCCCCATCCAGAATTTGCCGTTCGGCGTATTTCGGCGCGCCGGGAGCCTCGAGGCGCCTCGCGTTGGCGTCGCGATCGGCGACGCGATCCTCGACGTGGCGGCCTGTCTGGCGGCCGGCCTCTTCGATGACGATGTCAGCGAGGCGAGACAGGCGGCACGAACGTGCGCGTCACCGACGCTCAATGCCCTGATGGCGCGTGGTGCCGCCGCGCGACGTGCGCTGCGCGAAGCCGTCTCGCGGCTCCTGTCCGACCAGACGGTGGTGCACAAACGTCAGACGGCCGAATACGCGCTGGTGGCCCAACGGGACGCCGAGATGTTTCTGCCCGTCGAAATCGGCGACTACACCGACTTCTATGCTTCGGTGCACCACGCCCACAACGTCGGGTCGATGTTTCGGCCGGACAATCCGCTGCTGCCCAACTACAAGTGGGTGCCCATCGGATATCACGGTCGTTCGTCGACCATCGTCGTGTCGGGCACACCCATTCGGCGCCCGAACGGGCAACGCATGGCGCCCAACGACACCGCGCCGACGGTTGGGCCCTCGCGATTGCTTGACTACGAGCTCGAGTTGGGCGCGTTCGTGGGCACCGGGAATGCGCTGGGTGAAACGATCCCGCTGGCGGAAGCCGAAGACCATCTGTTCGGTGTGTGCATCCTCAACGACTGGTCGGCCCGCGATATCCAGAGCTGGGAGTATCAGCCGTTGGGTCCGTTTCTGGCCAAGAATTTCGCCAGCAGCATCAGTCCGTGGGTGGTGACCCTGGAAGCGCTGCGGCCTTTCCGCGCGCCGCTGGCCCTCCGGGCGGAGGGTGACCCGGCACCGCTGCCGTATCTCGACAGTCCGACCGATCGTGCGCGCGGCGGTTTTGCCATCACGATGGAAGTCTGGCTGCGCACAGCGCGGATGCGGGACGCCAACGACGCGCCGGTGCGTCTCACCCGGAGCAGTACCCTCGATCTGTACTGGTCGGCCGCGCAGATGCTGGCCCATCATACCAGCAACGGCTGTGCCATGCGCCCGGGCGACCTGTTGGGGAGCGGCACCGTGTCCGGCGCGGCCAAGGACAGTCGCGGTTGCCTGCTGGAGCTGACCTGGCGTGGCGCCGAGCGTATCACGCTGGCGAATGGGGAAACCCGGGCGTTTCTCGAGGATGGCGACGAGGTGATCATGACCGCGTACGCCGCACGCGACGACGCAGTGCGCATTGGCCTTGGCTCCTGCAGCGGCGTGGTGACCCCCGCGCACTGA
- the nadC gene encoding carboxylating nicotinate-nucleotide diphosphorylase has translation MSDYHPPLRPTPPRAWEAIKPRTITPLDTTAIRMPSVSPLEFPLTSDEIRSHVAAALHEDKAQSDLSTLATVISTRHARSSLVARREGVIAGVALAVEAFRQLDPHVTIRIDAEDGSRVGRGATVMHLTGNARGMLSAERVALNYLQHLSGIATLTASFVDLVRGTPAQILDTRKTLPGWRALEKYAVRAGGGTNHRMDLRSGVLIKDNHLAAIGGDIAAAVSRARALALPDTPVEVECDSLDQVDQALSAGADWILLDNMPLELLRQAVARCRGKATTEASGGVTLQTVRLIAETGVDRISIGALTHSAPALDLALDFEGM, from the coding sequence ATGAGTGACTATCATCCGCCGCTGCGTCCCACGCCGCCACGCGCATGGGAAGCGATCAAGCCGCGCACCATCACCCCGCTCGACACCACCGCGATTCGCATGCCGTCGGTGTCGCCCCTCGAGTTTCCGCTGACGTCCGATGAGATCCGGTCGCATGTGGCCGCCGCGCTGCACGAGGACAAGGCGCAGAGCGACTTGTCGACGCTGGCGACGGTCATCAGCACGCGGCACGCGCGCAGCAGTCTGGTGGCACGCCGGGAAGGAGTGATTGCCGGTGTCGCCCTCGCCGTTGAGGCCTTTCGGCAGCTCGATCCGCACGTCACCATTCGCATTGACGCCGAAGACGGCTCGCGGGTGGGTCGCGGCGCCACCGTGATGCACCTGACCGGCAACGCGCGCGGCATGCTCTCCGCGGAACGAGTCGCGCTCAATTATCTGCAGCATCTCTCGGGGATTGCCACGCTCACCGCATCGTTCGTTGACTTGGTGCGCGGCACCCCGGCACAGATTCTTGATACCCGTAAGACGTTGCCCGGATGGCGCGCCCTGGAGAAGTACGCAGTGCGCGCCGGCGGCGGCACCAATCATCGCATGGATCTGCGCAGTGGCGTGTTGATCAAGGACAACCATCTGGCCGCCATTGGTGGCGACATTGCCGCGGCCGTGTCGCGTGCCCGGGCACTCGCACTGCCGGACACACCGGTTGAGGTGGAGTGCGATTCACTCGACCAGGTCGATCAGGCGCTGAGTGCGGGCGCTGACTGGATCCTGCTGGACAACATGCCGCTGGAACTGCTCCGGCAGGCGGTGGCGCGCTGTCGCGGGAAGGCCACCACCGAGGCGTCCGGAGGTGTGACGCTGCAAACCGTTCGTCTCATCGCCGAAACCGGCGTTGATCGCATTTCGATCGGCGCGCTCACCCATTCGGCGCCTGCCCTCGATCTCGCGCTCGATTTTGAAGGGATGTAA
- the nadA gene encoding quinolinate synthase NadA: protein MTILEAHYDPVLADEIRALAKSRNAVILAHNYERPEIQDVADYVGDSLGLSREAAKTKADVIVFCGVHFMAETAAILSPTKSVLLPDLAAGCSLASTINADQLRAWKAEHPGAVVVAYVNTTAEVKAESDYCCTSGNAVEVVNSIPADREVLFLPDMFLGAHVRRLTGRANMHVWMGECHVHAGIDPEHINLTRTQHPGAEFLIHPECGCATPVVEAISAGAIAAEGVHILSTEGMIRRPGQSTNDTFIVATEIGILHRLRREHPDKHFIAANNRAVCAYMKVTTLPKVRDALLHLQHRITVPPDIAARARTAIERMVAIGGGPTSSPVVPEDPGE from the coding sequence ATGACAATCCTCGAAGCCCACTACGATCCCGTCCTCGCCGACGAGATCCGCGCGCTCGCGAAATCGCGCAACGCGGTGATTCTTGCGCACAACTACGAGCGGCCGGAAATCCAGGATGTCGCGGACTACGTCGGCGATTCGTTGGGGTTGTCGCGTGAGGCGGCGAAGACCAAAGCCGACGTCATTGTCTTTTGTGGCGTGCACTTCATGGCCGAAACGGCGGCCATCCTGTCGCCGACAAAATCCGTGTTGTTGCCCGACCTCGCCGCCGGCTGTTCGTTGGCCAGCACCATCAACGCCGATCAGTTGCGAGCGTGGAAGGCCGAGCACCCCGGTGCGGTGGTGGTGGCATACGTGAATACGACCGCCGAGGTGAAGGCGGAGAGCGATTACTGCTGCACGTCTGGCAACGCGGTCGAAGTGGTGAACAGCATTCCCGCCGACCGCGAGGTCCTGTTCCTGCCCGACATGTTCCTCGGCGCGCATGTTCGACGGTTGACCGGACGCGCCAACATGCACGTGTGGATGGGTGAGTGTCACGTCCATGCAGGCATCGATCCCGAGCACATCAATCTCACGCGGACACAGCACCCGGGAGCCGAATTTCTCATTCACCCGGAGTGCGGCTGTGCCACGCCGGTGGTGGAGGCCATTTCGGCTGGTGCGATCGCCGCCGAGGGGGTTCATATCCTGTCAACGGAAGGCATGATCCGTCGACCGGGGCAGAGCACGAATGACACCTTCATCGTGGCCACTGAAATCGGCATCTTGCATCGACTGCGCCGGGAGCACCCCGACAAGCACTTCATCGCGGCCAACAATCGCGCCGTCTGTGCGTACATGAAGGTGACGACGCTCCCCAAAGTGCGCGATGCACTGTTGCACCTGCAGCACCGCATCACGGTGCCACCGGACATCGCGGCGCGTGCCCGCACAGCCATCGAACGCATGGTCGCCATTGGTGGTGGCCCGACTTCCAGCCCCGTGGTTCCCGAGGATCCTGGTGAATGA